AGCGGCGGTGAAACCCTCGATCAGATACTGAGTGAAGCGTTTGCGGTGTGCCGTGAGGCTAGCCGTAGAGTGATGGGCATGCGCCACTTTGATGTGCAGCTTATCGGCGGCATCAGCTTACATGAAGGCACTATTGCGGAAATGCGCACGGGTGAAGGTAAAACGCTAGTGGCGACGCTTGCGGTTTATCTGAACGCTTTAGAAGGCAATGGTGTGTTTGTGGTCACAGTTAATGACTACCTGGCGCAGCGCGATGCCAATTGGATGCGACCACTCTATGAATTTCTAGGACTGACGGTCGGCGTTATCCGCTCCGGTCAGGAGTCGGAACAAAAGCGCGCGGCCTACGAGTCAGATATTACCTACGGTACTAATAACGAATTTGGTTTTGATTACCTGCGCGACAATATGGCGTTTGCGATCAGTGACCGCTTCCAGCGCAGCCTGAATTTTGCCATTATCGATGAAGTCGATTCTATCCTGATCGATGAGGCGCGGACGCCTCTGATTATTTCAGGTCCCGCTGAAGATAGCTCTAAGCTTTACAAGCAGATTAATCTCTTTATTCCCTCTTTAAAATTAGCTGAAGTGGATGAGGCCGGTAAGCCTACCGACGAAGGCCACTACACTATTGACGAAAAAATGCGTCAAGTTGAGTTGACAGAACACGGCCATCAGCTCGCTGAAGATATGCTGACCCAGGCTAAATTATTGGATGAAGGCGACAGCCTTTACTCTGCAGGTAATCTGAATTTACTACATCACGTCAATTCGGCCTTGCGCGCTCATGTTTTATTCCACAACAACGTGGAATACATTGTTCAGAACGATCAAGTTGTGCTGATTGATGAGCATACTGGTCGAACTATGGCCGGTCGTCGTTTGTCAGAAGGTTTACATCAGGCGATAGAAGCCAAAGAAGGTGTAACGGTTCAGGCCGAGAGCCAAACACTGGCATCAACCACGTTCCAGAATTATTTTCGTCAGTTCGAAAAACTAGCCGGTATGACGGGTACCGCCGATACTGAAGCATTCGAATTTCGCCAGATTTATGGCTTGGACGTGGTGGTTATCCCCACCAATAAACCAAGTGCGCGCAGAGACTCAAATGACTTGGTTTATTTGACCAAGGAAGAGAAATACGACGCGATTGTTGAAGATGTGAAAGGTGTCGTTGAAACCGGTGCGCCGATTTTGGTTGGTACTGCCTCAATCGAAACCTCTGAAGAAATGTCTCAGCGCTTTAAAGCGGCAGGTATTCAGCACAAGGTTCTCAACGCTAAATACCATGAGCAAGAAGCGGAAATTATCGCCCAAGCGGGTAGTCCGGGCGTTGTGACTATTGCAACTAATATGGCGGGCCGTGGTACGGATATCGTACTCGGTGGCAACGTCGATGTTGAGATTGCCAAGCTTGAAAATCCTTCTGACGCGATGATTAATGAGCTTCGCGAAGCTTGGAAAATCCGCCACGAGAAAGTGATGCAGGCTGGTGGGCTATTGATAATTGGTACTGAGCGCCATGAGTCACGTCGCATCGATAACCAGTTGCGTGGCCGAGCTGGTCGCCAAGGTGATCCCGGTGCTTCACGTTTTTATCTGTCTCTTGAAGATAGCTTGATGCGTATATTTGCCTCAGATCGTGTGCGTGGGATCATGCAGGCGCTGGGTTTAGAAAAGGGCGAGGCCATCGAGCACCGCATGGTATCGAATGCTATTGAAAAAGCGCAGCGCAAAGTTGAAGGTCGTAACTTTGATATGCGTAAGCAGCTGCTCGAATACGATGATGTCGCCAACGATCAGCGTCAGATCATCTATCAGCAGCGCAACGAGCTATTAGAAGTCGACGATATTAGCGATATGCTCAAAGCCATCCGAGCGGATGTGGTGAGCGATGTTGTTAACGAATACATACCACCGCAAACCTTGGAAGAGCAGTGGGATGTGAGCGGTCTTGTACGTCGTCTTGAAACTGAGTTTGAAGTCGTATTACCTATTCAGCAGTGGTTGGATGAAGACCGTTCTGTGAATGAGTCAGTTATTCACGAGCGCGTTTATAGCGCCGTTGATGAAGCCTATGAGGCCAAGTGTGCTTTGGTCGGCGCCGATATGCGTAAAATAGAGCGGCATATATTCCTGCAGGTATTGGATACGCTATGGAAAGAACATTTGGCAACCATGGATCACCTGCGCCACGGTATTCATTTGCGCGCTTTTGCGCAGAAGAATCCCAAGCAAGAATACAAGCGTGAAGCCTTCCAATTATTCCAAGATATGCTGGTATCGCTTAAGCATGATGTGGTTCGGTTCTTAGCGCATTTGCGTTTGCAGCAAGATGAAAGTGCTGAGGCCTTAGAGCAGCGACGTCGTGAAGAACAAGCCAAGCGGGCAATGGAGTTTCAACACGCAGAATCCAGCGGCTTAAGTTTTGATGACGAAGATGAAGCAGAACAACAGGCGCCGGTTACCGCCCAGCCTGAAACCTTTGTCCGCGAAACGCCTAAAGTGGGGCGTAACGAAGCTTGCCCTTGTGGCTCAGGTAAAAAATACAAGCAATGTCATGGTAAGTTAGACTAAGGAAGATACAAGCATGGCAGTAGGTTCGGGTGATTTAGGCACGCTACATATTGTTGACGGTGTGCGGATTGGCACAGCTAGTGCTGGTATTAAAAAGCCCGGACGTATTGATACCGTGGTGTTCGAGCTAACAGAAGGCAGTGCTGTTGCCGGTGTATTTACCCTCAACGCTTTTTGCGCTGCTCCGGTTACGCTCTCTAAAAAACACCTCGCCGCAGCGTCACCGCGTTATTTACTCATTAATACCGGTAATGCCAATGCGGGTACCGGTGCTATTGGCTTGGCCGATGCCGTGGCTTCATGTGTCGCACTTGCCACTGAAGTAAGTGTCACGCCCGAACAAGTGCTCCCGTTCTCCACTGGAGTTATTGGCGAGAAATTGCCAGTCGACAAATTAA
This portion of the Zhongshania sp. R06B22 genome encodes:
- the secA gene encoding preprotein translocase subunit SecA, whose product is MITAVVRKVFGSKNDRELKRMRKMVAKVNALEEGLSALDDAALAAKTGEFRERISGGETLDQILSEAFAVCREASRRVMGMRHFDVQLIGGISLHEGTIAEMRTGEGKTLVATLAVYLNALEGNGVFVVTVNDYLAQRDANWMRPLYEFLGLTVGVIRSGQESEQKRAAYESDITYGTNNEFGFDYLRDNMAFAISDRFQRSLNFAIIDEVDSILIDEARTPLIISGPAEDSSKLYKQINLFIPSLKLAEVDEAGKPTDEGHYTIDEKMRQVELTEHGHQLAEDMLTQAKLLDEGDSLYSAGNLNLLHHVNSALRAHVLFHNNVEYIVQNDQVVLIDEHTGRTMAGRRLSEGLHQAIEAKEGVTVQAESQTLASTTFQNYFRQFEKLAGMTGTADTEAFEFRQIYGLDVVVIPTNKPSARRDSNDLVYLTKEEKYDAIVEDVKGVVETGAPILVGTASIETSEEMSQRFKAAGIQHKVLNAKYHEQEAEIIAQAGSPGVVTIATNMAGRGTDIVLGGNVDVEIAKLENPSDAMINELREAWKIRHEKVMQAGGLLIIGTERHESRRIDNQLRGRAGRQGDPGASRFYLSLEDSLMRIFASDRVRGIMQALGLEKGEAIEHRMVSNAIEKAQRKVEGRNFDMRKQLLEYDDVANDQRQIIYQQRNELLEVDDISDMLKAIRADVVSDVVNEYIPPQTLEEQWDVSGLVRRLETEFEVVLPIQQWLDEDRSVNESVIHERVYSAVDEAYEAKCALVGADMRKIERHIFLQVLDTLWKEHLATMDHLRHGIHLRAFAQKNPKQEYKREAFQLFQDMLVSLKHDVVRFLAHLRLQQDESAEALEQRRREEQAKRAMEFQHAESSGLSFDDEDEAEQQAPVTAQPETFVRETPKVGRNEACPCGSGKKYKQCHGKLD